Part of the Natranaerovirga pectinivora genome is shown below.
AGAAGACAAACCTAAAAAGAAAAAAACCATCAGAAATGTTCATAAAAAGAAAAAATAAAATTTTAGGAGGCGTTTTAATGAAAATAGCTGTAATAACAGGGGCATCATCGGGACTGGGCAATGAATTTGCAAAACAAATTAGTAAAAAGGTAAAAGGCATTGATGAACTATGGTTAATTGCTCGTAGAGAAGATAAGTTAATGGCTTTAAAAGAATCAATAAAAAATGTTAATTGTAGAGTAATCCCTCTTGATCTTACAGATAGAAATACATTCACTGTATATGAAAATTTATTAAAAGAACATTCTCCTAAAATATGTATGTTAATTAATAGTGCAGGTTTTGGGAAAATGGGAAGTTTTGATGAGATTGATATTAATGATCAATTAGAAATGGTAGACTTAAATATAAAAAGTTTATTAAAAATGACCCATGCTTCTATGCCTTACTTAATTAAGAACGGAAGAGTTATTCAAATAGCTTCTTCAGCAGGATTTATGCCTCAACCCTCTTTTAATACTTATGCAGCTACAAAGTCTTTTGTTATAAGTTTTTCTAGAGCACTCAATCAAGAGTTAAAAGAAAGAGGTATCAAAGTGACAGCTGTTTGTCCAGGACCAGTGGAAACGGAGTTCTTTGATGTAGCTGGTGGGGAAGTATCTATGTCTATTAAAAAGCTTGCAATGGCAAAAGCAGATGTGGTTGTAAAAAAAGCATTGGACGATTCTATAAAAGGCAAAGAAATCTCAGTGTATGGTCCTCTAATGAATGTCTTTAGAGTAATGGCAAAAGTTTTACCTCATAGATTAATATTGTCTCATATAAAATATTACAACAAATAAATGTAAAGAAATGAGGTCATACAAATGAAAATTCCAAAAGGAAGTTTTGGATATTTAAAAAATCAAAGAATGAAGTATTTAACCAATATTATTGTTTTTTTATCAATCAGTATATTGATTTTTTTAATAGGATTTATTACCAGTGATTATGACAATGGTAATTACTTTACCATCGTTGCCATTTTACTGTTTTTACCTACTGCTCTATGGATTGTAAGGTATATTATATTTGCAAAGTATAAAGGTCCAGATAAAGCCAAGTATCTAATATTAGAAGCTGCAATAAAAGAGAAGGCACATACAGGTATATTAGTTGATTTGCTCTTAACAAATAACAAGGGGATTCAATATTTGCCTTTTGTGGTTGTAAATGAAAATAGGTTGCTAGTGTATACCAACGATAAACAACTTGCTAACTTAGATAAAAATGCCTTGGATAAATCTTTGAAAAATACAGAGAACTATCTAAAAAACATATATAAGCCTAAAGGGATAGAACTTAATGTAAATGCTTATGGGGATTTAGAAATGCTAATAAAAGAAGTTAAAACATTTAAAGAAACAGAGACAACTCAAATACATAATGATGTGATTTACCAACTGTTACTCCACTGTATGTAAGAAAAAGGTGTAGATATGAAAGAAATTAATATAACTGAACTAGAAGCAGGTCAAAGAATAGATAAATTTTTATTAAAATACTTTAGTCAAAGCACAAAGAGTTTTATTTATAAAATGCTCAGAAAAAAAAGAATAAAATTAAATGGTAAAAAGGCAAGTGGTGCTGAAATACTAAAAGAACAAGATGCCATTCAATTGTATCTTGCTGAAGAAACCATTGACAAATTCAGCACCCTTGAGGTTGTATCTGCAAAAAAAGAGTTTGATGTGGTTTATGAAGATGACCAAGTGCTTATTATGAATAAACCGGTGGGAATATTATCTCAAAAGGCAAAGGAAAATGATGCCTCCCTAGGGGAACAAATTATTAGTTATTTGTTAGATCAAAAAGAATTAACCCACGAACAACTTAAAGGCTTTAAACCTGCTGTTTGTCATAGGTTAGACAGAAACACCAGCGGTATTATAATTGCAGGGAAAACCATTTATGCACTGCAAACTGTAACCAATCTTATTAAAGAAAAAAACATAGACAAATATTATTTATGCGTTGTTAAAGGACAGGTAAGTGGCAGTAAAAGCATAAAAGGCTTCTTGCTAAAAAATGAAAAGACAAATAAAGTTCAATTGGTTAATAAAGAGATAACGGATGCATTGCCAATAGAAACGGAATATACACCTATTCATTCAAATGGCAGCTACACCATACTAAAAGTCAAATTAATAACAGGTAGAACCCACCAAATAAGAGCCCATTTGTCCAGTATTGGTTACCCAATTGTTGGAGATTACAAATATGGCAATAAAAGTGATAATGACAAATTTAAAGAAAAATACAACCTAAAGTCCCAATGTTTACACGCAAGTGACATTGTATTTCCTAAGATGGAAGGAGCATTGGAACATTTATCTCATAAATCTTTTACAGCAGAACCACCTAAAGATTTTGAAAGGGTAATGCAAAGTGTCTACAATAAAGGATAAGATTATTGAATACAGCAAAAAAGTAAATATTGATATGATAGGGTTTTGTTCAGCAAAGCCCTTTTATGAATACAAAAGTATACTAGAAGAGAGAAAAGAAAAAAAATACCATGTACCCTTTGAAGAGCAGGATATTGATAAAAGGATATATCCTGAATTGACTTTACCTGGTGCAAAGGCTTTTATTGTTATAGGTGAAAGTTATAATGTTATCCCTAAAGCCTATAATAATCAATTAACAGGGAAAATTTCAATATCAGCAATAGGAAAAGACTATCATCAAGTTGTAATGGAAAAATTGGATTTGTTAGAAAGGTATATTTTTAGTCTTCAACAGTGCCAAATAAAGAAATTTGTAGATATTTCCCCCTTACCAGATCGACAAATTGCAAAAAGGGCTGGGCTAGGCTTTTTTGGGAAAAATTCAATGTTAATCAATTCCCAATACGGTTCGCATTTCAATATTGGATATATCTTAACAGATCTAGAAATAGAGCCAGATACAGTAGAAGAATACAAAGGCTGTAGCAAATGTAATAGATGCTTTGAGGTCTGCCCAACCAATGCAATCATAGGGGATGGTTCTCTAAACTGTTCTATTTGTGTTGCCTATCTTACCCAACATAAAGGCGACATTCCTAATGAATTAAAAGAAAAGATGGGCACTCAGCTCTATGGATGTGATAGATGTCAGAAAGTATGTCCTTATAATCAAAAAATTAAAAATAAACTTATAGAGCCTATATTAGATGAAGCAATGGACTTAAAGAGAATATTAAGTTTGTCTAATAAAGAATTTAAAGAACTCTTTGGCCCTACTTCAGCAGGCTGGAGAGGGAAAAAAACAATCCAAAGAAATGCTATTATCTGTCTAGGGAATACAGAAGATGAAAATGCCATAGATTT
Proteins encoded:
- a CDS encoding SDR family NAD(P)-dependent oxidoreductase, which encodes MKIAVITGASSGLGNEFAKQISKKVKGIDELWLIARREDKLMALKESIKNVNCRVIPLDLTDRNTFTVYENLLKEHSPKICMLINSAGFGKMGSFDEIDINDQLEMVDLNIKSLLKMTHASMPYLIKNGRVIQIASSAGFMPQPSFNTYAATKSFVISFSRALNQELKERGIKVTAVCPGPVETEFFDVAGGEVSMSIKKLAMAKADVVVKKALDDSIKGKEISVYGPLMNVFRVMAKVLPHRLILSHIKYYNK
- a CDS encoding RluA family pseudouridine synthase; this encodes MKEINITELEAGQRIDKFLLKYFSQSTKSFIYKMLRKKRIKLNGKKASGAEILKEQDAIQLYLAEETIDKFSTLEVVSAKKEFDVVYEDDQVLIMNKPVGILSQKAKENDASLGEQIISYLLDQKELTHEQLKGFKPAVCHRLDRNTSGIIIAGKTIYALQTVTNLIKEKNIDKYYLCVVKGQVSGSKSIKGFLLKNEKTNKVQLVNKEITDALPIETEYTPIHSNGSYTILKVKLITGRTHQIRAHLSSIGYPIVGDYKYGNKSDNDKFKEKYNLKSQCLHASDIVFPKMEGALEHLSHKSFTAEPPKDFERVMQSVYNKG
- the queG gene encoding tRNA epoxyqueuosine(34) reductase QueG, whose product is MSTIKDKIIEYSKKVNIDMIGFCSAKPFYEYKSILEERKEKKYHVPFEEQDIDKRIYPELTLPGAKAFIVIGESYNVIPKAYNNQLTGKISISAIGKDYHQVVMEKLDLLERYIFSLQQCQIKKFVDISPLPDRQIAKRAGLGFFGKNSMLINSQYGSHFNIGYILTDLEIEPDTVEEYKGCSKCNRCFEVCPTNAIIGDGSLNCSICVAYLTQHKGDIPNELKEKMGTQLYGCDRCQKVCPYNQKIKNKLIEPILDEAMDLKRILSLSNKEFKELFGPTSAGWRGKKTIQRNAIICLGNTEDENAIDLLEAISNDDRKDIRKEVIWALSKKKNDKAIEVLNKMLLKENDLVLKGIIMSSLGG